Proteins encoded in a region of the Armatimonadota bacterium genome:
- a CDS encoding pyridoxal phosphate-dependent aminotransferase has product MELRLADRMAALGTETAFEVLARARELERKGKSIVHLEIGEPDFDTPAHIKEAAIKALRDGYTHYTPSAGLLEAREAIAEHVEATRKAPVHPDEVVITPGSKPIMFFAILALVNPGDEVVYPNPGYPIYESVTRFAGGVPKPLVLREERGFRVDPDQVRRAVTPRTRLIVINSPHNPCGSSLTREDLQVIAESAQRVGAFVLADEIYWQINYDAPHHSILSVPGMKERTILLDGFSKAYAMTGWRLGYGVMPRVLAARVAQLMVNSNSCAAAFTQMAGIAALRGPQEPVAAMVAEFRRRRDVIVQGLNGIDGVSCLLPSGAFYAFPNTGRIDADSRRLADFLLTEAGVACLSGTAFGEAGQGYLRFSYATSVENITEGLRRMRDALRRYPASAG; this is encoded by the coding sequence ATGGAACTGCGACTCGCCGACCGGATGGCCGCCCTCGGGACGGAGACGGCCTTCGAGGTGCTGGCCCGCGCCCGCGAGCTGGAGCGCAAGGGCAAGTCGATCGTGCACCTGGAGATCGGCGAACCCGACTTCGATACGCCGGCGCACATCAAGGAGGCGGCGATCAAGGCGCTGCGGGACGGCTACACGCACTATACGCCGTCGGCGGGCTTGCTGGAAGCCCGCGAGGCGATCGCCGAACACGTGGAGGCGACCCGGAAGGCCCCGGTGCATCCCGACGAGGTGGTGATCACCCCAGGGAGCAAACCCATCATGTTCTTCGCCATCCTCGCCCTGGTGAACCCGGGCGACGAGGTGGTCTACCCCAACCCCGGCTATCCGATCTACGAATCCGTGACGCGGTTTGCCGGCGGGGTACCGAAGCCCCTCGTCCTGCGCGAGGAGCGGGGGTTCCGGGTGGATCCGGACCAGGTGCGGCGGGCGGTCACGCCCCGCACACGCCTGATCGTCATCAACTCCCCCCACAACCCCTGCGGCTCGTCGCTGACCCGGGAGGATTTGCAGGTCATCGCCGAATCAGCGCAGCGGGTCGGTGCCTTCGTCCTGGCCGACGAGATCTACTGGCAGATCAACTACGACGCGCCCCATCACAGCATCCTCAGCGTGCCGGGGATGAAGGAGCGCACCATCCTGCTGGACGGTTTCTCCAAGGCCTACGCCATGACCGGCTGGCGGCTGGGCTACGGGGTGATGCCGCGGGTGCTGGCGGCGCGCGTTGCGCAGTTGATGGTGAACTCCAACTCCTGCGCGGCGGCCTTCACCCAGATGGCGGGTATCGCCGCGCTGCGCGGTCCGCAGGAGCCGGTGGCGGCCATGGTCGCGGAGTTCCGTCGACGCCGGGACGTGATCGTGCAGGGCCTGAACGGCATCGACGGGGTCTCCTGCCTCCTGCCCTCGGGGGCGTTCTACGCCTTCCCCAACACCGGGCGGATCGACGCCGACAGCAGGCGTCTCGCCGACTTCCTGCTGACCGAGGCCGGCGTGGCCTGTTTGTCCGGCACCGCCTTCGGCGAAGCGGGGCAGGGCTATCTCCGCTTCTCCTACGCAACCAGCGTGGAGAACATCACCGAGGGACTCCGCCGGATGCGCGACGCCCTCCGGCGCTACCCCGCCTCGGCGGGATAG
- a CDS encoding zinc-dependent alcohol dehydrogenase family protein, with protein sequence MMLAMRLHRPAPASAAPLRAEDVPPPEPRADEVLLRLEACGVCHTDLHIVEGDLPPHRLPLIPGHQAVGIVERVGSAVTSPAPGTRVGVAWLHRTCGRCRYCLRGLENLCQSAVFTGYDVDGGYARYLVAPADFVHPIPERFTPQEAAPLLCAGIIGYRSLRLAEVEPGGRVGLFGFGASAHLALQVARHWGCTVYVFTRSAAHRRHAEELGAAWTGGPQDRPPEPLDAAVVFAPSGAVVVEALTHLRPGGTLAINAIHLDGIPAFDYRRLYGERTVRSVTNSTRRDGREFLTLAAAIPIRVTSVLLPLREANAALARMKRGEITGAAVLDVTA encoded by the coding sequence ATGATGCTGGCGATGCGTCTCCACCGTCCCGCACCCGCCTCCGCGGCGCCCCTCCGCGCGGAGGACGTTCCGCCGCCGGAGCCGCGGGCCGACGAGGTGCTCCTCCGCCTCGAGGCTTGCGGGGTCTGCCACACCGACCTCCACATTGTAGAGGGCGACCTCCCGCCACACCGCCTGCCGCTCATCCCCGGCCACCAGGCCGTCGGCATCGTGGAGCGGGTCGGTTCGGCCGTGACGTCGCCGGCTCCCGGCACCCGCGTGGGCGTGGCCTGGCTGCACCGGACATGCGGGCGGTGCCGGTACTGTCTGCGCGGCCTGGAGAACCTCTGCCAGAGCGCGGTGTTCACCGGCTACGATGTGGACGGCGGCTATGCCCGATACCTCGTGGCCCCGGCCGACTTCGTCCACCCCATTCCGGAGCGCTTCACGCCGCAGGAGGCGGCGCCGCTGTTGTGCGCCGGGATCATCGGCTATCGCTCGCTGCGGCTGGCCGAGGTGGAACCCGGCGGCCGGGTCGGCCTGTTCGGGTTCGGGGCCTCCGCCCACCTGGCGTTGCAGGTGGCGCGGCACTGGGGCTGCACGGTCTACGTCTTTACGCGCAGCGCCGCCCACCGCCGCCACGCCGAGGAGCTGGGCGCGGCCTGGACCGGAGGACCGCAGGATCGGCCCCCCGAGCCTCTGGATGCGGCGGTGGTCTTCGCCCCCAGCGGCGCCGTGGTCGTCGAGGCGTTGACCCATCTCCGTCCCGGCGGCACCCTGGCCATCAACGCCATCCATCTGGACGGCATTCCGGCCTTTGACTACCGGCGACTCTACGGCGAACGCACGGTGCGCAGCGTCACCAACAGCACGCGTCGGGACGGGCGCGAATTCCTGACCCTGGCCGCCGCGATTCCGATCCGCGTGACCAGCGTCCTCCTGCCGCTCCGGGAGGCCAATGCCGCGCTGGCCCGGATGAAGCGGGGCGAGATCACCGGGGCGGCGGTGCTGGACGTCACTGCCTAG